Proteins from a genomic interval of Zingiber officinale cultivar Zhangliang chromosome 2A, Zo_v1.1, whole genome shotgun sequence:
- the LOC122041299 gene encoding ACT domain-containing protein ACR6-like, whose amino-acid sequence MGNPPEQEVEVEMDEDEFSKLIRWMNSPRVVIDNDYCSDATVIRVDCVNKHGILLQVVQVLTDLNLFIRKAYITSDGSWFMDVFNVTDRDGNKVLDKEVISYIKKSLESDAFFFPEVQNSVGATASSKHTLIELTGSDRPGLLSEVCAVLANQSCHVAKAELWTHNSRVAAVLHVIDESTKGAIEDPQRLSTIKERVCHVLGGDNDPRTATMSVSMGLTHPERRLHQMMFDDRDYEKVVTREIVQDNSRPKVTLMNCSKKEYTVVILRSKDRPKLLFDTVCTLTDMQYVVHHGTVSSDEGEAYQEYFIRNADGLPISDEDEQRRLIQCLEAAIERRASEGVALELRKGERNFSLSEITRVFRENGLTIRRAEISREGAEVVDNFYVSETSGTPVSPDKIDSIREQLGLPSLTMKQNHPLQPANPPEVVSAVSLFFANLFRASFQSFRLIGSYS is encoded by the exons ATGGGGAATCCTCCAGAGCAGGAAGTAGAAGTGGAGATGGATGAGGACGAATTCTCTAAACTCATCAGATGGATGAACTCCCCAag GGTTGTGATAGACAACGATTACTGCTCTGATGCAACAGTAATTAGA GTGGATTGTGTTAACAAGCATGGTATTTTACTTCAAGTAGTTCAAGTCCTCACTGACCTAAACCTGTTCATCAGAAAGGCCTACATAACCTCGGATGGAAGCTGGTTCATGGATG TGTTTAATGTGACTGATAGAGATGGAAACAAAGTGTTGGACAAAGAGGTCATCTCCTACATCAAGAAG TCTCTGGAATCGGATGCTTTCTTCTTCCCTGAAGTGCAGAATTCAGTCGGGGCAACGGCCTCGAGTAAGCACACGTTGATTGAGTTAACGGGCTCCGACAGACCTGGCTTGCTATCTGAGGTGTGTGCCGTGCTTGCGAACCAATCGTGTCATGTGGCAAAGGCCGAGCTGTGGACACACAACAGTCGAGTGGCAGCTGTGCTTCATGTTATCGATGAGTCGACTAAGGGAGCAATTGAAGACCCCCAGAGGCTTTCTACGATCAAGGAGCGCGTGTGCCATGTGCTTGGAGGTGATAACGATCCGAGAACTGCTACGATGAGTGTCTCAATGGGACTTACGCACCCCGAAAGGAGGTTGCATCAGATGATGTTTGATGATCGGGATTACGAGAAGGTGGTTACTAGAGAAATTGTGCAGGACAACTCGAGGCCCAAAGTGACTCTGATGAATTGTTCGAAGAAGGAATACACTGTGGTCATTTTGAGGTCTAAGGACCGGCCGAAGCTCCTCTTCGACACGGTTTGCACGCTCACGGATATGCAATATGTCGTGCATCATGGCACTGTTAGTTCAGATGAGGGTGAAGCTTATCAGGAATACTTTATCAGAAATGCTGACGGCCTCCCCATAAGCGACGAGGACGAGCAACGACGCCTGATTCAGTGCCTTGAGGCAGCAATAGAGCGAAGAGCCTCAGAG GGTGTGGCATTGGAGCTGAGGAAAGGAGAAAGGAACTTCTCCCTATCGGAAATCACTCGGGTATTCCGCGAGAATGGATTGACAATTCGAAGAGCAGAGATTTCAAGAGAAGGCGCTGAAGTAGTGGACAACTTCTATGTTTCTGAAACCTCAGGCACCCCTGTGAGTCCTGATAAAATCGATTCGATACGTGAACAACTCGGGCTGCCAAGCCTAACGATGAAGCAAAACCACCCTTTGCAGCCTGCGAATCCGCCCGAAGTGGTTAGCGCCGTTAGTCTTTTCTTTGCTAATCTCTTCAGGGCATCGTTTCAGAGCTTTCGGTTGATAGGCTCCTACTCATGA
- the LOC122041300 gene encoding membrane-anchored ubiquitin-fold protein 4-like, with translation MPEEDLVELKFRLYDGSDIGPIRYSSSSTIAAVKERIISEWPRDKKIVPKVANDVKLVSAGKVLENSTTIAQCKSPFSELPVGFITMHVVIQPTLTKTKTEKKVDELPKKTTCTCCIM, from the exons ATGCCGGAGGAAGATCTTGTCGAGCTCAAGTTCCGGTTGTATGATGGATCGGACATCGGTCCTATCCGatactcttcttcttccaccaTTGCTGCGGTCAAAGAAAGGATAATATCAGAGTGGCCTCGGG ATAAGAAAATTGTACCAAAAGTGGCCAATGATGTCAAACTCGTAAGTGCTGGCAAAGTACTGGAGAACAGCACAACAATTGCCCAATGCAAATCACCTTTCAGTGAGCTCCCTGTAGGGTTTATCACCATGCATGTTGTTATACAACCGACATTGACTAAAACCAAAACAG AAAAGAAGGTTGATGAGTTGCCCAAGAAGACAACCTGCACTTGCTGTATAATGTAG